TGTTGTTCTTTACTATTGGAGCGGTCATGGATCTGGTTTTGGTCATATTTTAGATCTCTATAATTTTGAGGCATCCACCCAAATAATTATCAGCGATGGCTGTAACAGTGGCGAAATAATAACAGGTCCAGATAACAAACTAGCAAGAGATGGAAGAGTTATCTTAACTGCATGCCGTGCAGATGAAGGTGCAGTAGGTTGTGGCTGGTTAGATCCAACCGGTGTGTTTACATACTTTTTGATACAAGCTCTATATTCAAATTGTACAGGTGCTGATGTTAATAAAGATGGTTTAATTTCTGCAGAAGAGGCGTTCTATTATGCAGCACCAAGAGTACCAGAATTCCTTAAAAACCTTAATATTCCAGACGATTGGAAACAACAGCATCCTCAGATTTATGATTACGATGATAAGGAAGAAGTCCCACTTACAAAATGCAGAAGTTGTGAAATAAAAACAGAATTGGAAAATACCAATAATACCAACATGACTTTTATTTATTTTAAAAACCCATGAGGGCCCGGGCCGGGATTTGAACCCGGGTCAAGGGATCCACAGTCCCTTATGTTACCGCTACACCACCCAGGCCACAAATGTAAAAAATTATTTATTAATAATTTTTTGCTTCCATATTGTAAAATGCTGTTTAGGAAGAAAATCAAAATCTTTTTCAAGTAAATAGTTACTTTCTTCCATTTCTTTAATAATTACTTCCTTTGCAACATAGTGTCTATGAAAAGGAGAAAATCTTTTCTTTTTATATTCAATTATTATAACCTTACCATCTTTCTTGAGAAATTTTTTCAATTTTTTAAAATATTCAACCCTGTTGCCAATATGATGTGTTACATTCCTCATAAATATAAAATCTAAACTTTTTTCTGGCAAATTCAAATTTTCTCCATCTGAAAGTATGGTAATTAAATTATCTATTCCTTTTTCTTCAGCAGCCTTCTTAACAAACTCCAATAAGTCAGGATTTACATCAACTGCATAAACCTTTCCTTCCCCAACCAACCCAGCAAACCTCAAAGCGAAATAGCCGCCGCCAGCGCCAATATCGGCGATATTTTGCCCCTTTTTAAGCCCTATTGCTTTTATAATTTCATCTGCTTTGCTTTTTTTGTCTGATGCTTTTCTGTTAAACATTATCGCTCTTGCATCTTCTTTCATTTTAATAAAAACAAATTATTGAATTTTAATTTTTCGAGTATTTTTCCATAAAATATTTCCTAATAAGAAAGTTTTCAAAGCCATATAATCTGCAACAGTAAGTGGGAAACTGTAACCGCAACCAGTGTAAATGGCAGGCTTATTTTTA
The DNA window shown above is from Thermoplasmatales archaeon and carries:
- a CDS encoding methyltransferase domain-containing protein, with translation MKEDARAIMFNRKASDKKSKADEIIKAIGLKKGQNIADIGAGGGYFALRFAGLVGEGKVYAVDVNPDLLEFVKKAAEEKGIDNLITILSDGENLNLPEKSLDFIFMRNVTHHIGNRVEYFKKLKKFLKKDGKVIIIEYKKKRFSPFHRHYVAKEVIIKEMEESNYLLEKDFDFLPKQHFTIWKQKIINK